The following nucleotide sequence is from Nitrospira sp..
CATCTACTAAGGCCGCGCTGGGCCTGAGGTAGGTATGGGGATCGCGCGCGTCGACGATCAGCGTCCGCCCCCCCTTGGGATTGGGCGGAGGCTCGGCAAGCGGTTGCTGCCGGGATCCAGCCGGTCTCTGTTCGTAAGGCCGTTCCGTCACCGTACGCCTTCTCTAAACGAAAACATGAACAGGGTTACTCGGGATCAGCCAGGTCCAAGGCGACGACTAACCCCGGCACCGTGTAGACATGACGGGGACTCAGCCGGACTAACTGCACCCCCGCCGCCTGCAGCGCCGATTCAAACATCGAGTCACCTGTTCCGTCGGACACCGGCCCATCCGAACCCGATTCGACCTGCACCACCTTTTCTACCAATCGGCTTCCGGGATGCACCAGGACGAAGGTCGCCCGTTTCAAGGCCAACTCCCGCAAGGTCTCGGCAGGCGGCGTCGCGGACGGCACCCGGAGATCCAACAGGCACCAGAGCGGAATCTGCGTGAAGAGGAGATACCGCTCCTCCACCGCCAACCGCAGCAAGTTGTAAAGTTGGACTTCATGGTCGGTCAGGAGCGGTTTAGGGACGAACGTGAGGTTCGCCGGAGCCGAGGCAGCCGGCGGAACGGACCGACGCTTCCTCCCAAAGTATTCCCACGCCAGACTACCTAGGAAGACCAGGACGGCGATCCCGAGGATCGGATAGAGCAGCTCCATCATTTAGTCCCGTCGCCCTGTGCCACGCCACGGCATTCCCGCGAAGCCACGTCGACCAGGCACCACCGCTCCAAGCAGGACAGGATGGCGTGCCCCGGTCACTTGCGGAACATTGGTGCAGCGACCGTGAAACGCGTCATGCGCCATCAGGGCGAACGCCGTGGCCTCAAACGCTTTGCTGCTCCAACCATGGTCGTCGAACGTCGAGACAGACGCCGGCGCGAAGACTTGCCCAAGGGCACCCATCATGGCGCGGTTGTAGACCCCGCCGCCACCGACGATCACCTCGTCGATGTCACCCGGAACCCAGCGTCTGGCTGTCCCGATCGCCTGCGCCGTCCAGACCGCACAGGTCGCCAGGATGTCTTCGACGGGCAACCGCAGCCTGCGCTGTTTCGCCAGCAGGGTCTTCACACAGGGGAGGCCGAAGTCTTCGCGACCGGTGGATTTGGGGGGGCGTCGAGCCAGGA
It contains:
- a CDS encoding DUF2726 domain-containing protein; this encodes MMELLYPILGIAVLVFLGSLAWEYFGRKRRSVPPAASAPANLTFVPKPLLTDHEVQLYNLLRLAVEERYLLFTQIPLWCLLDLRVPSATPPAETLRELALKRATFVLVHPGSRLVEKVVQVESGSDGPVSDGTGDSMFESALQAAGVQLVRLSPRHVYTVPGLVVALDLADPE